GGCAAACGGTTGCCAGAATGAAGAACAAACGATTCATGTTGTCTTTCCTCGCGCGGAAACGGGCACGGCGTTGGGTCATTTGGGTCCTGAAGTTCCTGTCACATGGTGGATTGCGGATCCACAACAGGAACTGGGCACTCGCCACGTGTCTCTGACATGCGAGTCCAGTACGTTTGATCGGCGTCAGATCCGGGAAAATTGAACAATTCAGGGCAATCCCAACTTAGGGAGCCTGATTTCCGCACAGAAGCGGTCGAAAGCGTCAAGATGCTAGCAGGCAATTACTGCAGCTGAGCGTTGACCCACATCTGGGCCTGGCTTGCGGTGAGGTTCGCCAGAATGCGCGTTTCGGTCTCGATCAGCACTTCGGCCAGCTTGGCCTGGAAGGCCTCGGCGTCGTGCTTTAGTTGCAGCCACAAGCGTTCCATCTCGGCGCTGGCCTCCAAGGCGATCTTGCGGACCGATAGCACCTGGTGCGGCGTCAGGTCCATTTGTGCCAGCAGCGGAGTGTCTTGCTGGAACAGCATCAGCTTTTCCACACGATGCAGCGTCGGCAGTGTCTGGGTGAAAGCAATCAGCTCGGTCATTTCTGGAGTATTCGGGACCACGTAGCCATGTGTCTTGGCGTGGGCGATCTCTTTTCGCCAGACTCGTTCAGGTCCCTGAGCACTGGAAAACTGTGCTACCAGATCGCTCCAGACCACCTCGACTTGCGGCATCAATCCTGCGACCTGACCCGAGAACGAATGAGCCGTGCAGTACAGCGAGAAGACCATGGCCAGGACCATCGCCCCGATTAGCCGGAGGTTACGGCCCAGCGAATTGCGATCGTCCTCGTAGAGCTCGCGAACCACTCGGGTCCCCAGGCGGAGGCACACCCGAGAGCGTGTCGCCGAGGCCGAATCGTCCTCGCGGGGGACGATGCTGATGATTTGTACTTCGTAATCGCTATGCCCAACGATGCAGAGCCTTGCGATCTCGCCAAAGAGCATGCATTCCGATTCGCAGGTGAAACCTTGTTCACCTAGTTTGCGGCGTGGAATTTCCACCGCGACGGCAAATCCCGACATCGACTCGTCCAGCAGCTCGGCCTTGAAGGTGTCTCGTCCCACGCGAAGCTGGGCTTTGACCCTGGTTGGGGCTACTGAAAAGCGCATTGAGTTTCGACGGTCGGCTTTCATCGGACTACACATGCAGGAGAAAAGGCGAAGAGTTAACCGAAGTATAGATTTGAAAACCCCTGGTCTGCCGAATCAAAATTAGCCAAATGCAGTAGAATCTGCTTGACCGCTGCCCCCGGAGCCGAAACGCAGTGAGTAATCGATACAACCGGCACAAACTTTTTCTGATTTGCCTCGTCGGGGTTAACTGACAACAATAAATTGTTACCAGTCCGTTCTCGTCCCTAGCTGCTGATCCCATAAAAGCTTATGAGTGTTGCCCCCAGCGTGGCCCAGATGACGGTCGACTGTTACCGCAAAGCCGGACAGATCTTGCGAGGATCTTCTCTCCGGCACGGAAACGTTGTCTGCCTGGACCGCGATAATTCTGACGACGTCATGGTTACAGCCGATTTGCACGGCAACCGGACGAACTTTCGTCGGATCCTGGAAATCGCCGATCTCGAGAACCATCCCCGGCGGCACCTGGTCTTCCAGGAGGTCTGCCATGGGGGGCCCACCTATCCCAAGGCTGGCGGCTGCATGTCGCACCTGATGCTGGAAGACATCGCCAAGCTGGTGATCCAGTTCCCCAACCAGGTCCACTTTCTGATCTCGAACCACGAGCTTGCCGAGCTGACCGACTTTCCGATCATGAAAGCGGGCAAGATGCTGAACTTGATGTTCCGCTGCGGCATGGGTCAGATGTACGGCGATGCCGTCCCGATGATTCGCGCGGCCCAGCTCGAGTTCCTAGGCAGCCTTCCCATCGCGATCCGCATTGGCGAGCGACTGATGGTCACCCACAGCCTGCCCAAGGGGTGTGATGACGAACCTTTTGATATCACGATCTTCGACCGCGAAATCAACGCCCACGATCGGGCCTGTGGTGGATCGCTGCATCGCCTGGTGTGGGGCCGCGACTTCCGTCAAGAGAACGTCGACTACCTCGCCCAGCAGTTAGGCATCGATTTGTTCATTACCGGCCACGAACCTTGCCAGCATGGTTTCTCATCGCCGAATTCGCGACAGATCGTCCTCGACTGTTGCAGCCGGCTTGGCAAGTACTTGATGATTCCGATGGCCGGCGAGCTGACTCAAGACGAGCTGCTCAACCAGATTCATTCCCTGCATGCTCCGGTGCTGGAGACCATTTCCTAAGATGGGAAACGATCCACTCTTTGAAGACGACTCCACCAGCGAAATGGAGCCAGCTTCGAAGCGCCCTTGGCGCCCTCAGTTTGGAATGGGGGCGATCATGCTGATGATGTTTCTGTTCAGCATGTTGTTCGTCATGGGTCACTACATGCTGAACACCGGAAACGAGAAAGACAACACGCACAACTTTCCGTTTCTGTTTCTAACGCTGGCCACCCCGGTCTTGCTGCTCACCGTCTTAAGCATCGGCCGCGAACTGATGCGTTTGTGGGAAAAGGCAATGCGCGATCGAGATCGCCACTAGCCGCCCATCTTAAACATGGCCGATGCCCCTTAGCTGCCAGCCTCTTCCGCTCGCAGTTTTGCCAGCTCTTCGGCCGTTGCATTGACCGTTTGCCGAATCTGTTCTTCACTATGGCAACTGGTGATGAAGAATC
This genomic interval from Bremerella sp. JC817 contains the following:
- a CDS encoding metallophosphoesterase — encoded protein: MSVAPSVAQMTVDCYRKAGQILRGSSLRHGNVVCLDRDNSDDVMVTADLHGNRTNFRRILEIADLENHPRRHLVFQEVCHGGPTYPKAGGCMSHLMLEDIAKLVIQFPNQVHFLISNHELAELTDFPIMKAGKMLNLMFRCGMGQMYGDAVPMIRAAQLEFLGSLPIAIRIGERLMVTHSLPKGCDDEPFDITIFDREINAHDRACGGSLHRLVWGRDFRQENVDYLAQQLGIDLFITGHEPCQHGFSSPNSRQIVLDCCSRLGKYLMIPMAGELTQDELLNQIHSLHAPVLETIS